A stretch of Anoplopoma fimbria isolate UVic2021 breed Golden Eagle Sablefish chromosome 4, Afim_UVic_2022, whole genome shotgun sequence DNA encodes these proteins:
- the gpr137 gene encoding integral membrane protein GPR137, with protein MEAPVTAAPPPNSSTPPVPVPLEPAVAPSVELGFTILYTALYAALFLVVYAQLWLLFLYRHKRWSYQSVFLFLCLLWAALRTTLFSFYFCNALEANHLPAAVYWLLYCFPVCLQFFTLSLINLYFTQVLFKVKETYSSDVDRGVWLARCIYGALSAIFLGVNVVCAALRDRGAGGGSGELTWTLVLVRVLINDLLFILDAVLLAALLLLLTKHSRSTSPYLISKGTTVCRTATLGAAVILLFASRACYNLTVLFLSQSQRVESFNFDWYNVSDQADLHSELGDRGYMAFGAILFIWELLPTSLLILIFRVRRPAQETSSMAINNRVLPRPYFFDDPQRSDEDAPVPWARSSHPHSSWYGAETAPLLFASNPPDQSHQHHSFYSTPQN; from the exons ATGGAAGCTCCGGTCACAGCCGCCCCTCCTCCCAACTCCTCCACCCCGCCGGTCCCGGTCCCCCTGGAGCCAGCCGTCGCCCCGTCGGTCGAGCTGGGCTTCACCATCCTCTACACCGCTCTGTACGCCGCTCTGTTCCTGGTGGTGTACGCGCAGCTctggctcctcttcctctaccgACACAAGCGATGGAGCTACCAGAGCGTCTTCCTGTTCCTCTGCCTGCTCTGGGCTGCCCTCCGCACCACCCTGTTCTCCTTTTACTTCTGCAACGCCCTGGAGGCCAACCACCTACCTGCCGCCGTCTACTGGCTGCTCTACTGCTTCCCTGTCTGCCTGCAGTTCTTCACTCTCAGCCTTATCAACCTGTATTTCACTCAG GTGCTGTTCAAAGTGAAAGAGACGTATAGCTCAGACGTGGACAGAGGAGT GTGGCTGGCGCGGTGCATATACGGTGCCCTGAGCGCCATCTTCCTCGGTGTCAATGTGGTCTGTGCGGCCCTCAGGGACAGAGGAGCCGGCGGCGGGTCGGGTGAGCTGACCTGGACTCTGGTCCTGGTTCGAGTCCTAATCAACGACTTGCTCTTCATCCTGGATGCGGTGCTGCTGGCcgctttgctgctgctgctgaccaAACACTCGCGCTCCACCAGCCCCTACCTGATCAGCAAG GGCACCACAGTGTGCCGCACAGCAACACTGGGAGCAGCAGTGATCTTGTTGTTCGCCAGCCGAGCCTGCTACAACCTGACGGTGCTCTTTCTGTCACAGAGCCAGCGGGTGGAGTCGTTCAACTTCGACTGGTACAACGTCTCTGACCAG GCGGACTTGCACAGTGAACTGGGCGACAGGGGCTACATGGCCTTTGGCGCCATCCTCTTCATATGGGAACTGCTCCCAACCAGTCtgctcatcctcatcttcaGAGTTCGCCGGCCGGCTCAAGAG ACCAGCAGCATGGCCATCAACAACAGGGTCCTACCTCGTCCCTATTTCTTTGATGACCCTCAACGCAGCGATGAAGATGCACCTGTTCCATGGGCACGCAGTTCACATCCGCACTCAAG CTGGTACGGAGCAGAGACCGCTCCTCTCCTGTTTGCCAGCAATCCTCCAGACCAGAGCCACCAGCACCACTCGTTCTACTCCACCCCCCAGAACTGA
- the syvn1 gene encoding E3 ubiquitin-protein ligase synoviolin — MVRSTLVTATSLALTGAVVAHAYLLKHQFYPTVVYLTKSSPSMAVLYIQAFVLVFLLGKFMRKVFFGQLRAAEMEHLIERSWYAVTETCLAFTVFRDDFSPRFVGLFTLLLFLKCFHWLAEDRVDFMERSPNISWIFHFRVLSLMGLLAILDFLFVNHACHSIITRGASVQLVFGFEYAILMTMVLTTFIKYLLHTVDLQSENPWDNKAVYMLYTELFTGFIKVLLYIAFMTIMIKVHTFPLFAIRPMYLAMRQFKKAVTDAIMSRRAIRNMNTLYPDATPEDLQASDNVCIICREEMVTGAKKLPCNHIFHSSCLRSWFQRQQTCPTCRMDVLRASNNNQTPAPAQAPPPAPAAPANAPAVPPANVAPGMLPGFPPGVFPFWGPFPAVPPPAAAAAAPGADAPQSSTEATQAAGSSQSTSSTADAAAGAAAPGSAIPGFPFSFPPPPFPTAPWLMPPPPPFVSSMPPPPPSLSRLSEEELREMEAEGRRGLEARLQCLQNIHTLLDAAMLNIHHYLTTVTTLAPPRAEASAGAAGGTNDAAASPPEAGSSTDIPSQEKDSSSSEQVDGAVVSSQQADSTSTASDTERKEELDEGAAGAEGEEDGEPNAAELRRRRLRKLETSSSPSSSPPPDN, encoded by the exons ATGGTGCGATCAACCTTGGTGACCGCCACCAGTCTGGCTCTGACTGGAGCTGTGGTGGCACACGCCTACCTCCTCAAACACCAGTTCTACCCGACTGTGGTCTACCTCACCAAGAGCAGCCCCAGCATGGCG GTGTTGTACATTCAGGCCTTTGTGTTGGTGTTCCTGCTGGGAAAGTTCATGAGGAAGGTCTTTTTTGGACAGCTAAGGGCTGCAGAAATGGAG CATCTCATCGAGCGTTCCTGGTACGCTGTGACCGAGACGTGCCTGGCATTCACTGTGTTCAGGGACGACTTCTCCCCTCGCTTTGTCGGCCTCTTCACACTCCTGCTCTTCCTCAAGTGCTTCCACTGGCTGGCCGAGGACCGGGTGGACTTT ATGGAACGGAGTCCAAACATATCTTGGATCTTTCACTTCAGAGTATTAT cTCTCATGGGACTGCTGGCTATCCtagacttcctgtttgtcaaCCATGCCTGTCACAGCATCATCACCAGAGGAGCCTCAGTCCAGCTTGTTTTCGGATTTGAG TACGCCATCCTGATGACCATGGTGCTGACGACCTTCATTAAGTACCTTCTGCACACCGTcgacctgcagagcgagaaccCCTGGGACAACAAGGCCGTCTACATGCTCTACACCGAGCTCTTCACAG gTTTCATCAAAGTGCTCCTGTACATTGCCTTCATGACCATCATGATAAAGGTGCACACCTTCCCCCTGTTTGCCATCCGGCCCATGTATCTGGCTATGAG gcAGTTCAAGAAAGCTGTAACAGATGCTATCATGTCTCGGAGAGCCATCCGCAACATGAATACACT ATACCCCGACGCTACTCCTGAAGATCTGCAGGCCTCTGACAACGTCTGTATCATCTGTAGAGAGGAAATGGTCACCGGCGCCAAGAAACTGCCTTGTAATCACATTTTCCACTCCAG CTGCCTACGCTCCTGGTTCCAGAGGCAGCAGACCTGCCCGACCTGTCGCATGGACGTCCTTCGTGCATCCAACAACAATCAGACTCCTGCACCAGCacaggccccgccccctgctcCAGCTGCCCCCGCCAACGCCCCCGCAGTCCCGCCCGCCAACG TGGCCCCTGGCATGTTACCCGGCTTTCCCCCCGGCGTCTTCCCCTTCTGGGGTCCCTTCCCCGCAGTGCCTCCCCCTGCTGCAGCGGCTGCAGCTCCGGGTGCCGATGCTCCACAGAGCAGCACGGAGGCTACACAGGCAGCCG GCTCCAGCCAGTCCACCTCGTCCACCGCAGACGCCGCTGCAGGTGCTGCAGCTCCGGGATCAGCAATCCCAGGCTTCcccttctccttccctcctcctcccttccccaCTGCACCATGGCTCatgcctccccctcctcccttcg tgtCGTccatgcctcctcctcctccttctctgtcccGGCTGTccgaggaggagctgagggagatGGAGGCGGAGGGTCGGCGGGGCCTCGAGGCCAGGCTCCAGTGTCTCCAGAACATCCACACCCTGCTGGACGCCGCCATGCTCAACATCCACCACTACCTCACCACCGTCACCACACTCGC TCCTCCCCGGGCCGAGGCCAGCGCCGGAGCAGCCGGTGGGACAAACGACGCCGCCGCTTCGCCTCCGGAAGCTGGCAGCAGCACGGACATACCCAGCCAGGAGAAGGACTCCTCCAGCT CCGAGCAGGTGGACGGAGCTGTAGTCTCCTCTCAGCAGGCTGACTCTACTTCCACCGCCTCGGACacggagagaaaagaagagctGGACGAAGGAGCGGCGGGCgcggagggggaggaggacggagagcCCAACGCCGCCGAGCTGAGGCGCCGCCGCCTTCGTAAGCTGGAGACCTCATCGTCGCCATCGTCCTCCCCGCCTCCTGACAACTGA
- the smad5 gene encoding mothers against decapentaplegic homolog 5, giving the protein MTSMSSLFSFTSPAVKRLLGWKQGDEEEKWAEKAVDALVKKLKKKKGAMEDLEKALSCPGQPSKCVTIPRSLDGRLQVSHRKGLPHVIYCRVWRWPDLQSHHELKPLEVCEYPFGSKQKEVCINPYHYKRVESPVLPPVLVPRHSEFNPQHSLLVQFRNLTHNEPHMPLNATFPESFQQPHSGGGSNSGGGGGGGGGGGGGGGGGGSFPISPNSPYPSSPASSGTYPNSPASSGPSSPFQLPADTPPPAYMPPDEQLGQESQSMETNSSVVPQNMPRGDVQPVEYEEPSHWCSIVYYELNNRVGEAYHASSTSVLVDGFTDPSNNKNRFCLGLLSNVNRNSTIENTRRHIGKGVHLYYVGGEVYAECLSDTSIFVQSRNCNYHHGFHPTTVCKIPSGCSLKIFNNQEFAQLLAQSVNHGFEAVYELTKMCTIRMSFVKGWGAEYHRQDVTSTPCWIEVHLHGPLQWLDKVLTQMGSPLNPISSVS; this is encoded by the exons ATGACCTCCATGTCCAGTCTCTTCTCCTTCACGAGCCCAGCGGTAAAACGCCTGCTCGGCTGGAAGCagggagacgaggaggagaaaTGGGCCGAGAAGGCGGTGGACGCGCTGgtgaaaaagctgaaaaagaagaagggcGCCATGGAGGACCTGGAGAAGGCTCTGAGCTGCCCCGGGCAGCCCAGCAAGTGTGTTACCATTCCACGATCACTGGACGGCCGGCTGCAGGTCTCCCACAGGAAAGGTCTGCCTCACGTCATCTACTGCAGAGTGTGGCGCTGGCCGGACCTCCAGTCCCACCATGAGCTCAAGCCACTGGAGGTGTGCGAGTACCCGTTTGGCTCCAAGCAGAAGGAGGTCTGCATCAACCCTTATCACTACAAGCGAGTGGAGAGTCCTG TGCTCCCTCCTGTCCTGGTACCGCGGCACAGCGAGTTCAACCCACAGCACAGCTTGCTGGTACAGTTCCGCAACCTCACCCACAACGAGCCGCACATGCCCCTGAACGCCACCTTTCCAGAGTCCTTCCAGCAGCCACACAGCGGGGGCGGCAGCAACAgtggcggaggaggaggaggaggaggcggcggcggcggcggcggtggtgggGGCGGTTCTTTTCCCATCTCTCCCAACTCTCCGTATCCCTCTTCTCCAGCCAGCAGCGGTACTTATCCAAACTCTCCGGCCAGCTCGGGGCCCTCCAGTCCATTCCAGCTCCCAG CTGACACCCCACCCCCAGCCTACATGCCCCCCGACGAGCAGCTGGGCCAGGAGAGCCAGTCCATGGAAACCAACAGCAGCGTGGTGCCTCAGAACATGcccagaggag ATGTGCAGCCAGTGGAGTACGAGGAGCCGAGCCACTGGTGCTCCATTGTCTACTATGAACTCAACAACCGCGTTGGCGAGGCGTACCACGCCTCGTCAACCAGCGTGCTGGTGGACGGCTTCACCGACCCTTCCAACAACAAGAACCGCTTCTGCCTCGGGCTGCTGTCCAACGTCAACCGCAACTCGACCATCGAGAACACGCGCAGGCACATCGGCAAAG GAGTGCACCTGTACTACGTGGGGGGAGAGGTGTACGCAGAGTGCCTCAGTGACACCAGCATTTTTGTCCAGAGCCGTAACTGCAACTACCACCACGGCTTCCACCCGACCACTGTGTGCAAGATCCCCAGCGGATGCAGCCTCAAGATTTTCAACAACCAGGAGTTCGCTCAGCTCCTGGCCCAGTCGGTCAACCACGGCTTCGAGGCCGTGTACGAGCTCACCAAGATGTGCACCATTAGGATGAGCTTCGTCAAG GGCTGGGGAGCTGAGTATCACCGACAGGACGTCACCAGCACCCCCTGCTGGATCGAGGTGCACCTGCACGGGCCACTCCAGTGGCTGGACAAGGTGCTCACACAGATGGGTTCGCCCCTCAACCCAATCTCCTCTGTGTCCTAA